A region from the Natronoarchaeum mannanilyticum genome encodes:
- a CDS encoding ATP-binding protein gives MTFVIGRGADATEQRSSNSASASSPERDVARDASPEYAGKLGTYRALDGSAGAPLYLDLDGPHAALLVGKRGYGKSYTMGVIAESLARSSGVAPVVVDPMGVFRELSAPADGESVPADVVAKPSVAPSALDPRSWCSLLGLSPESGPGSLVWQAAQAASTLAGVRERVESTDAPAADVRAAHNHIELAASWGVFDPDGLDSADLGGPEITVVDVSGLDAAPMNAVCRGVAEALYRARVTGAIDRLPWLLLDEAHAFFDGVAEPALRTILTRGRAPGVSLVAATQRPSAVPDVGIAQSDVLVAHRLTAGPDLDALERAQPTYLSGSLEERLPAAPGEVVVIDDATETVHAATVRTRDTPHGGDSPRARDAGGGPGGG, from the coding sequence GTGACCTTCGTCATCGGACGCGGCGCCGACGCCACCGAGCAGCGATCGTCGAACTCCGCGTCGGCATCGTCGCCCGAGCGCGACGTCGCTCGCGACGCCTCGCCCGAGTACGCCGGCAAGCTCGGAACGTACCGTGCGCTCGACGGCAGCGCCGGCGCGCCGCTGTACCTCGATCTCGACGGCCCGCACGCCGCCTTGCTCGTCGGCAAGCGCGGCTACGGCAAGTCCTACACGATGGGCGTGATCGCGGAGTCGCTGGCCCGGTCGAGCGGCGTCGCGCCCGTCGTCGTCGATCCGATGGGCGTGTTCCGCGAACTCTCGGCGCCCGCCGACGGCGAATCGGTGCCGGCCGACGTCGTCGCAAAGCCGAGCGTCGCGCCGTCCGCGCTCGACCCCCGCTCGTGGTGCTCGCTGCTCGGGCTCTCGCCGGAGAGCGGCCCCGGAAGTCTGGTCTGGCAGGCCGCGCAAGCGGCCTCGACGCTCGCGGGAGTGCGCGAGCGCGTCGAGTCGACGGACGCGCCGGCCGCCGACGTCCGCGCGGCGCACAACCACATCGAGCTCGCGGCGTCGTGGGGCGTGTTCGACCCCGACGGCCTCGATAGCGCCGATCTCGGCGGACCCGAAATCACGGTCGTCGACGTCTCCGGGCTCGACGCCGCACCGATGAACGCGGTCTGTCGCGGCGTCGCCGAGGCGCTGTACCGGGCACGCGTGACCGGGGCGATCGATCGGCTCCCCTGGCTCCTGCTCGACGAAGCCCACGCCTTCTTCGACGGCGTCGCCGAGCCCGCGCTCAGGACGATTCTGACGCGCGGTCGCGCGCCGGGCGTGAGCCTCGTCGCGGCGACCCAGCGCCCCAGCGCGGTGCCCGACGTCGGCATCGCCCAGTCGGACGTGCTCGTGGCACACCGGCTCACCGCCGGTCCGGATCTCGACGCGCTTGAGCGCGCGCAGCCGACGTACCTGAGCGGGTCGCTGGAGGAGCGGTTGCCGGCCGCCCCCGGCGAGGTCGTGGTGATCGACGACGCGACCGAAACGGTCCACGCCGCGACGGTCCGGACGCGCGACACGCCTCACGGCGGCGACAGTCCGCGAGCGCGCGACGCCGGCGGCGGACCCGGCGGCGGCTGA
- a CDS encoding DUF4397 domain-containing protein, with product MTGDTTRRTVLTGMGAAAILGGTGIATAGGDDSESDDENGNGDGGNVASIKGFHASPDAPNVDVYVNDVLVLEDVAFGEVSDYLVLLSGEYDVTVVPTGEDTDAAVIDQSVDVPAGAATAVVVGEAAEDGDQPLELLLLEVDLDELEEDQSRVRVVHASPDAPAVDVVAGDQELVTDLEFGNAEYVEVPADSYTLEIRPADGEEAVAEFDVDLAPNTIYSAYAVGYLEPEDDQPSFDLLLDVDALTPDTEGDDAEDAGEGDDAKDEGDAEDDTEDDEEDAATDDAADDDVDAAADDGNATDGGNVSDDAVGVDGNESAGNGSAMSSGDDC from the coding sequence ATGACGGGAGACACTACGCGGCGCACTGTACTGACCGGCATGGGAGCGGCGGCCATCCTCGGCGGCACGGGGATCGCGACCGCCGGCGGCGACGACTCCGAATCGGACGACGAAAATGGAAACGGCGACGGCGGGAACGTAGCCAGCATCAAGGGGTTCCACGCGTCGCCCGACGCGCCGAACGTCGACGTGTACGTCAACGACGTGCTCGTGCTCGAAGACGTGGCGTTCGGCGAGGTGAGCGACTACCTCGTCTTGCTGTCGGGCGAGTACGACGTGACGGTCGTCCCGACCGGCGAGGACACCGACGCGGCCGTGATCGACCAGTCGGTCGACGTTCCGGCGGGCGCGGCCACCGCGGTCGTGGTCGGCGAGGCCGCCGAGGACGGCGACCAGCCGCTCGAACTGCTGTTGCTCGAAGTGGACCTCGACGAGCTCGAGGAGGACCAGAGTCGCGTCCGCGTCGTCCACGCGTCGCCGGACGCGCCGGCGGTCGACGTCGTCGCCGGCGACCAGGAGCTGGTGACCGACCTCGAGTTCGGGAACGCCGAGTACGTCGAGGTGCCCGCCGACTCGTACACGCTGGAGATCCGGCCCGCCGACGGCGAGGAGGCCGTCGCCGAGTTCGACGTCGACCTCGCGCCGAACACGATCTACTCGGCGTACGCCGTCGGCTACCTCGAACCCGAGGACGACCAGCCGTCGTTCGACCTGCTGCTCGACGTCGACGCCCTGACGCCCGACACCGAGGGCGACGACGCCGAGGACGCGGGTGAGGGTGACGACGCCAAGGACGAGGGGGACGCCGAAGACGATACGGAGGACGACGAGGAAGACGCCGCGACCGACGACGCCGCCGACGACGACGTCGACGCGGCCGCGGACGACGGCAACGCCACCGACGGCGGGAACGTCAGCGACGACGCCGTCGGCGTCGACGGCAACGAGAGCGCCGGCAACGGCAGTGCGATGTCGAGCGGCGACGACTGCTGA
- a CDS encoding 50S ribosomal protein L16 encodes MAEKPASMYRNIDKPPYTRKEFMGGIPGSKIAQHQMGDLQSDPEDYPVQISLVTEEEVQLRHGSLEASRLSANRHLIKELGEGNYKMILRKFPHHVIRENKQATGAGADRVSDGMRQAFGKIVGTAARIPEGDRIFTAYCTVEQASVVKEAFRRSYNKLSPPCRIVVERGEDKLVS; translated from the coding sequence ATGGCAGAGAAACCGGCCTCGATGTACCGGAATATCGATAAGCCGCCCTACACCCGCAAGGAGTTCATGGGCGGCATCCCCGGCTCGAAGATCGCACAGCACCAGATGGGCGACCTCCAATCGGACCCCGAGGACTACCCCGTCCAGATCAGCCTCGTCACCGAGGAGGAGGTCCAGCTCCGCCACGGCTCGCTGGAAGCCTCCCGGCTGTCGGCGAACCGCCACCTCATCAAGGAACTCGGCGAGGGCAACTACAAGATGATCCTCCGCAAGTTCCCCCACCACGTCATCCGGGAGAACAAACAGGCGACCGGCGCCGGTGCGGACCGTGTTTCCGACGGGATGCGCCAGGCGTTCGGGAAGATCGTCGGCACCGCCGCCCGCATCCCCGAAGGCGACCGCATCTTCACCGCCTACTGCACCGTCGAGCAGGCCTCCGTCGTCAAGGAGGCGTTCCGCCGGTCGTACAACAAGCTCTCCCCGCCGTGTCGCATCGTCGTCGAGCGCGGCGAGGACAAGCTCGTCTCCTGA
- a CDS encoding RimK family alpha-L-glutamate ligase, with protein sequence MLTLAVANRAETFERMAEPLAERGIEARHCRVSERTVSLTGERPWSPDEFDVGFVFPGRMIEGGAADAALDIPWLNGRSAVLTSRNKAGVFASLDRAGLPVPETTLVSNPVDDEELIEAFQRFDPPVVVKPTSTTRGVGVARVDDLDSFLGVVDYLDLVHDFQATGDKSFLIQEYLPDARDYRAMVLDGEFVGAVERRLPDDALAAGQWKHNVHRGAEATGVDLPDEWRRLAERVAAELELSFVGVDLLASGDRVVVSETNARPTIDAETKYEPGFYDRLAASIRKRAEE encoded by the coding sequence ATGCTGACGCTCGCGGTCGCGAACCGCGCGGAGACGTTCGAGCGGATGGCCGAGCCGCTGGCCGAGCGGGGGATCGAAGCGCGCCACTGCCGGGTCTCCGAGCGGACGGTGTCGCTCACCGGCGAGAGACCGTGGTCGCCCGACGAGTTCGACGTCGGGTTCGTCTTCCCCGGACGGATGATCGAGGGCGGGGCGGCCGACGCCGCGCTCGATATCCCGTGGCTCAACGGGCGATCGGCCGTGCTCACCTCGCGGAACAAGGCGGGCGTGTTCGCCAGCCTCGACCGGGCCGGCCTGCCGGTGCCCGAGACGACGCTCGTGTCGAACCCCGTCGACGACGAGGAACTGATCGAGGCCTTCCAGCGGTTCGATCCTCCTGTGGTCGTCAAGCCCACCTCCACGACGCGCGGGGTCGGCGTCGCGCGGGTCGACGATCTGGACTCCTTCCTGGGCGTCGTCGACTACCTCGATCTCGTCCACGACTTCCAGGCGACCGGCGACAAGTCGTTCCTGATCCAGGAGTACCTGCCCGACGCGCGAGACTACCGGGCGATGGTGCTCGACGGCGAGTTCGTCGGCGCGGTCGAGCGGCGGCTCCCCGACGACGCGCTGGCGGCGGGCCAGTGGAAGCACAACGTCCACCGGGGCGCCGAGGCGACGGGCGTCGACCTGCCCGACGAGTGGCGGCGTCTGGCCGAGCGCGTCGCCGCCGAACTGGAGCTGTCGTTCGTCGGCGTCGACCTGCTCGCGAGCGGGGACCGGGTGGTCGTGAGCGAGACGAACGCCCGGCCGACGATCGACGCCGAGACGAAGTACGAGCCGGGCTTCTACGACCGGCTGGCGGCGTCGATCCGGAAGCGGGCCGAAGAGTGA
- a CDS encoding Hsp20/alpha crystallin family protein, protein MHRDDRDDPFDDLFREIERMMNDVIGQGDVDVGFENDAGFGSDTHVDVHETDEEVRVIADIPGVEKEDIDLQCDGTVLTIGAASERRTYDDRVTLPSRVDEHTADATYNNGVLEVVFDRADDSADIDLE, encoded by the coding sequence ATGCACCGCGACGACCGCGACGACCCCTTCGACGATCTCTTCCGGGAAATCGAGCGGATGATGAACGACGTGATCGGGCAGGGCGACGTCGACGTCGGCTTCGAGAACGACGCCGGGTTCGGCAGCGACACTCACGTGGACGTCCACGAGACCGACGAGGAGGTCCGCGTCATCGCGGACATCCCCGGCGTCGAGAAAGAGGACATCGACCTCCAGTGCGACGGGACGGTGCTGACGATCGGCGCCGCCAGCGAACGGCGCACCTACGACGATCGGGTGACGCTGCCCAGCCGCGTCGACGAGCACACCGCCGACGCGACGTACAACAACGGCGTCCTCGAGGTCGTGTTCGACCGCGCCGACGATTCGGCAGACATCGACCTGGAGTAA
- a CDS encoding type II glyceraldehyde-3-phosphate dehydrogenase has product MLQVGVNGYGTIGKRVADAVRAQPDMTIAGVTKTSPDFAAEGARTAGYPLYACDEESVDEFHAAGLAVDGTVGDMVDASDVVVDATPGGVGAEYRPLYEARDTPAVFQGAEAPDVAETSFNARANFDDARDADYVRVVSCNTTGLSRLLAPLAETYGIEKVRTTLVRRGGDPTQSDRGPINDILPDPVEVPSHHGPDVQTIFPDLSIDTLGLTVPATLMHLHSVNVTLESTPDSRDVCDLLDAESRLFVVPERSGIGSCGQLREYARDAGRPRGDVWENCVWGESITVEERDFYCFQAIHQEADVVPENVDALRAMFDMADAEESVARTNAALGLERDGDARPDPRVAADD; this is encoded by the coding sequence ATGCTCCAGGTGGGCGTCAACGGGTACGGTACAATCGGCAAGCGCGTCGCCGACGCGGTGCGGGCACAGCCGGATATGACGATCGCGGGCGTGACGAAGACGAGCCCCGACTTCGCGGCCGAGGGGGCTCGCACCGCGGGCTACCCCCTCTACGCGTGCGACGAGGAGTCGGTCGACGAGTTCCACGCGGCGGGACTCGCCGTCGACGGGACGGTCGGGGACATGGTCGACGCCAGCGACGTCGTCGTCGACGCGACGCCGGGCGGCGTCGGCGCCGAGTACCGCCCGCTGTACGAGGCCCGCGACACGCCAGCCGTGTTCCAGGGCGCCGAGGCGCCCGACGTGGCCGAGACGAGCTTCAACGCGCGGGCGAACTTCGACGACGCACGGGACGCCGACTACGTGCGGGTCGTCTCCTGCAACACGACCGGGCTCTCGCGCCTGCTCGCACCGCTCGCGGAGACCTACGGGATCGAAAAGGTCCGGACGACGCTGGTGCGCAGGGGCGGCGATCCCACCCAGTCCGATCGCGGGCCGATCAACGACATCCTGCCGGACCCCGTCGAGGTGCCTTCCCACCACGGTCCCGACGTGCAGACGATCTTCCCGGACCTCTCGATCGACACGCTCGGGCTCACAGTGCCTGCAACGCTGATGCACCTCCACAGCGTCAACGTCACGCTCGAATCGACGCCCGACTCCCGCGACGTGTGCGACCTGCTCGACGCCGAGTCGCGGCTGTTCGTCGTCCCCGAGCGCTCGGGGATCGGGAGCTGCGGCCAGCTCCGCGAGTACGCCCGCGACGCCGGCCGCCCGCGCGGGGACGTCTGGGAGAACTGCGTCTGGGGCGAGTCGATCACAGTCGAGGAACGGGACTTCTACTGCTTCCAGGCGATCCACCAGGAGGCCGACGTCGTGCCCGAGAACGTCGACGCGCTCCGGGCGATGTTCGACATGGCCGACGCCGAGGAGAGCGTCGCCCGGACGAACGCCGCGCTGGGACTCGAACGGGACGGCGACGCCCGCCCGGACCCGCGGGTGGCGGCCGACGACTGA
- the gap gene encoding type I glyceraldehyde-3-phosphate dehydrogenase: MSDSADDTLRVGLNGFGRIGRNVFRASLVTDGIEVVGINDVMDVDDMAYLLKYDSVHGRTEDVEIDDDGDLVVQGTTIPILSEKDPAELPWDDLDVDVAFECTGLFRNYDDAYKHVEAGADKTIISAPPKGEKEVLTIVYGVNHDEYEGQDVVSNASCTTNSVAPVAKVLDEEFGIESGVLTTTHAYTGTQSLVDGPNRKRRRGRAAAENIVPTSTGAAQATTEVLPELEGKLDGMAMRVPVPDGSITDLTVNLEEDASIEEVNAAFEDAAEGELEGVMGYTEDEIVSRDVVGQPYSSLIDADSTMKVGGQVKVLAWYDNEYGFSNRMLDLAAHVVEESELEASA; encoded by the coding sequence ATGAGTGACTCAGCAGACGATACGCTCCGCGTAGGGCTGAACGGGTTCGGACGCATCGGGCGCAACGTGTTCCGCGCCTCGCTGGTGACCGACGGCATCGAGGTCGTCGGCATCAACGACGTGATGGACGTCGACGACATGGCCTATCTCCTGAAGTACGACAGCGTCCACGGCCGCACCGAGGACGTCGAGATCGACGACGACGGCGACCTCGTCGTGCAGGGAACGACGATCCCGATCCTCTCGGAGAAGGATCCCGCCGAGCTCCCCTGGGACGACCTCGACGTCGACGTCGCCTTCGAGTGCACCGGCCTGTTCCGCAACTACGACGACGCCTACAAGCACGTCGAGGCCGGCGCCGACAAGACGATCATCTCCGCGCCGCCGAAGGGCGAGAAGGAGGTCCTGACGATCGTCTACGGCGTCAACCACGACGAGTACGAGGGTCAGGACGTCGTCTCGAACGCCTCCTGTACCACGAACTCCGTCGCGCCGGTCGCGAAGGTACTCGACGAGGAGTTCGGCATCGAGTCGGGCGTCCTGACGACGACCCACGCCTACACCGGCACCCAGAGCCTCGTCGACGGTCCGAATCGCAAGCGCCGCCGCGGCCGTGCCGCCGCCGAGAACATCGTCCCGACCTCGACCGGCGCCGCGCAGGCGACGACCGAAGTTCTGCCCGAACTCGAGGGCAAGCTCGACGGCATGGCGATGCGCGTGCCCGTCCCGGACGGCTCGATCACCGACCTCACGGTCAACCTCGAGGAGGACGCCTCCATCGAGGAGGTCAACGCCGCGTTCGAGGACGCCGCCGAGGGCGAGCTCGAGGGCGTCATGGGCTACACCGAGGACGAGATCGTCTCGCGGGACGTCGTCGGCCAGCCCTACTCCTCGCTGATCGACGCCGACTCGACGATGAAGGTCGGCGGTCAGGTGAAGGTGCTCGCGTGGTACGACAACGAGTACGGCTTCTCGAACCGGATGCTCGACCTCGCGGCCCACGTCGTCGAGGAGTCCGAGCTCGAAGCCTCGGCCTGA
- a CDS encoding phosphoglycerate kinase: MFNTIDDLEPEQRLLMRVDLNAPVDDGAVQDNRRFARHAETIAELIDDGHAVALMAHQGRPGRDTFVTLEQHADILADHVGEDVDYVPSTYGDEALDAIAELESGDVLVLENVRMTDDELADRTPEEHGESDLVQTLAPEFDAYVNDGYSVAHRPHASIVGFPQVMDSYAGRVMAEEYEYNTSIERREFDGKVTMVLGGTKVEDVVAAMENLDEKVDQFLLGGIVGQLFLRSEGYEIGIDTPEGPGLYDESWDENEDTIREVKERYGDRISLPVDVAREGEDGERVTERVEDAADHPDEYLDVGEETVEAYQPHVRESEAVLVKGALGVFEMEQFSHGTVGVLRAVAETDCYSVVGGGDTSRTVTMYDLGEENFDHLSIAGGAYLRALTGAPLPAVEALEAAAER; encoded by the coding sequence ATGTTCAACACCATCGACGACCTCGAACCCGAGCAGCGACTCCTGATGCGCGTCGACCTGAACGCGCCGGTCGACGACGGCGCGGTCCAGGACAACCGCCGCTTCGCCCGCCACGCCGAGACGATCGCCGAACTGATCGACGACGGCCACGCCGTCGCCCTGATGGCCCACCAGGGTCGCCCGGGTCGCGACACGTTCGTCACGCTCGAACAGCACGCCGACATCCTCGCCGACCACGTAGGTGAGGACGTCGACTACGTCCCCTCGACGTACGGCGACGAGGCCCTCGACGCGATCGCGGAGCTCGAATCGGGCGACGTGCTCGTCCTGGAGAACGTCCGGATGACCGACGACGAGCTCGCCGACCGCACCCCCGAGGAACACGGCGAGAGCGACCTCGTGCAGACGCTCGCGCCCGAGTTCGACGCCTACGTCAACGACGGCTACTCGGTCGCCCACCGGCCCCACGCCTCGATCGTCGGCTTCCCGCAGGTCATGGACAGCTACGCCGGCCGCGTGATGGCCGAGGAGTACGAGTACAACACCTCGATCGAACGGCGCGAGTTCGACGGCAAGGTGACGATGGTGCTGGGCGGCACCAAGGTCGAGGACGTCGTCGCCGCGATGGAGAACCTCGACGAGAAGGTCGACCAGTTCCTGCTGGGCGGGATCGTCGGCCAGCTGTTCCTCCGCTCGGAGGGGTACGAGATCGGCATCGACACGCCCGAGGGCCCCGGCCTGTACGACGAGAGCTGGGACGAAAACGAAGACACCATCCGCGAGGTCAAAGAGCGGTACGGCGACCGCATCTCGCTGCCGGTCGACGTCGCCCGCGAGGGCGAGGACGGCGAGCGCGTCACCGAGCGCGTCGAGGACGCCGCCGACCACCCCGACGAGTACCTGGACGTCGGCGAGGAAACCGTCGAGGCGTACCAGCCTCACGTCCGGGAGTCCGAGGCGGTGCTCGTGAAGGGCGCGCTCGGCGTCTTCGAGATGGAGCAGTTCAGCCACGGCACCGTCGGCGTCCTGCGGGCGGTCGCCGAGACCGACTGCTACTCGGTGGTCGGCGGCGGCGACACCTCCCGTACGGTCACGATGTACGATCTGGGCGAGGAGAACTTCGATCACCTCTCGATCGCCGGCGGCGCCTACCTGCGCGCTCTGACCGGCGCGCCGCTGCCGGCCGTCGAGGCGCTCGAAGCGGCCGCCGAGCGGTAA
- a CDS encoding PAS domain S-box protein, with amino-acid sequence MDASGSFTVLYVDAEPPTSTSVSEDEQFDAAVATSVGDAVGRVVDSEIDCVVVSATREDWQSVAERVRDAAPRMPVVLVDAVPEDIVDAEDAVDEYVRADDPDPSRTLARRIEGVVARSDADARNEEADGRFYRDLVDEASDAILVVDGSSTIRFANDTVAEVFGYAPDEIEGEPLTMLIPESLRENHLAGMEAYLDSGERTIDWNYVELPGRHSDGRELTLAISFEEHYRDGERLFSGIVRDVTERNARERRLREYKRQFDAVFDDPDSFIVLLDPDGIVRKANDTALKFVDADFESVHGAPFWNTPWWDHSGAPREKLEEWVERAAGGESVRYEATHHGPDGETATIDGTIRPVTDEDGRVVSLIAEGRDISERQRIQEELQTSERSLRELYEVTSNPDLSFDEKLHRILGIGCSRLGLSLGFLTRIEDGRQEILAVEGDHEELREGATSPLSEAYCEATIESDDLVGAEDASTADWLDAATYDRWGLSCYLGSKIEVHGELFGTFCFADDAAREKLFSDSERTFVELLAQWASHELERERRQEQLERANDQLERTNDQLERTNDRLEQFASVVSHDIRNPLTVAMGHLDVARERGDGDDEQLEEVERSLERIDALIDDLLTLARQGDSVGEIEAVALDAVARDAWETADTAEASVEFDDPPTIRADESRLRQLLENFFRNAIDHGPDDVTVGVGALPEGEGFFVEDDGPGIPSEEREQVFEQGHTTSPDGTGFGLAIVDQIVDAHDWAIDLGESEDGGARFEITGVETVASE; translated from the coding sequence ATGGACGCCTCGGGGTCCTTCACAGTGCTGTACGTCGACGCCGAGCCGCCAACGTCGACATCAGTCTCCGAGGACGAACAGTTCGACGCCGCCGTCGCGACGAGCGTCGGCGACGCCGTCGGACGGGTCGTCGATAGCGAGATCGACTGCGTCGTCGTATCGGCGACGCGCGAGGATTGGCAGTCAGTCGCCGAACGGGTGCGCGACGCCGCGCCGAGGATGCCGGTAGTCCTCGTCGACGCCGTGCCGGAGGACATCGTCGACGCCGAGGACGCGGTCGACGAGTACGTCCGCGCGGACGATCCGGATCCGTCGCGCACGCTCGCTCGGCGGATCGAGGGCGTCGTCGCGCGGAGCGACGCCGACGCCCGAAACGAGGAGGCGGACGGCCGATTCTACCGCGATCTCGTCGACGAGGCGTCGGACGCGATCCTCGTCGTCGACGGGTCGAGCACGATCCGGTTCGCCAACGACACCGTCGCGGAGGTGTTCGGCTACGCGCCCGACGAGATCGAGGGCGAGCCGCTGACGATGCTGATCCCCGAATCGCTCCGCGAGAACCACCTGGCGGGGATGGAAGCGTACCTCGACTCGGGCGAGCGAACGATCGACTGGAACTACGTGGAGCTGCCGGGCCGCCACAGCGACGGCCGCGAGCTCACGCTGGCGATCTCCTTCGAGGAACACTACAGAGACGGCGAGAGGCTGTTCTCGGGAATCGTCCGGGACGTCACCGAGCGCAACGCCCGCGAGCGTCGTCTCCGGGAGTACAAGCGCCAGTTCGACGCCGTGTTCGACGATCCCGACTCCTTCATCGTGCTGTTGGACCCCGACGGGATCGTCCGCAAGGCCAACGACACCGCCCTGAAGTTCGTCGACGCGGACTTCGAGTCGGTCCACGGAGCTCCCTTCTGGAACACGCCCTGGTGGGACCACTCCGGCGCGCCGCGCGAGAAACTCGAGGAGTGGGTCGAGCGGGCCGCTGGCGGCGAGTCGGTGCGCTACGAGGCGACCCACCACGGCCCCGACGGCGAGACGGCGACGATCGACGGGACGATCCGACCGGTCACCGACGAGGACGGCCGGGTCGTCTCGCTGATCGCCGAGGGCCGGGACATCTCCGAGCGCCAGCGGATTCAGGAGGAGCTCCAGACCAGCGAGCGCTCGCTGCGCGAGCTGTACGAGGTCACGTCGAACCCCGATCTCTCCTTCGACGAGAAGCTCCACCGGATTCTCGGGATCGGCTGCTCGCGGCTGGGGCTCTCGCTGGGCTTTCTGACGCGCATCGAGGACGGCCGCCAGGAGATCCTCGCAGTCGAAGGGGACCACGAGGAGCTCCGCGAGGGCGCGACGTCGCCGCTCTCGGAAGCCTACTGCGAGGCGACGATCGAGTCCGACGATCTGGTCGGCGCCGAGGACGCCTCGACGGCCGACTGGCTCGACGCCGCAACGTACGATCGCTGGGGGCTGTCCTGTTACCTGGGCTCGAAGATCGAGGTCCACGGCGAGCTGTTCGGAACCTTCTGCTTCGCCGACGACGCCGCGCGCGAGAAGCTCTTCTCGGACTCCGAGCGAACGTTCGTCGAACTGCTCGCCCAGTGGGCCAGCCACGAACTCGAACGCGAGCGCCGACAGGAACAGCTCGAACGGGCGAACGACCAACTCGAGCGGACCAACGATCAGCTCGAACGCACGAACGACCGGCTCGAACAGTTCGCCAGCGTCGTCAGCCACGACATCCGGAACCCGCTGACGGTCGCGATGGGCCACCTCGACGTCGCCCGAGAGCGCGGTGACGGCGACGACGAGCAGCTCGAAGAGGTCGAGCGCTCGCTCGAGCGGATCGACGCGCTGATCGACGACCTGCTGACGCTCGCCCGGCAGGGCGACTCGGTCGGCGAGATCGAGGCCGTCGCTCTCGACGCCGTCGCGCGGGACGCCTGGGAGACGGCAGACACCGCCGAAGCGAGCGTCGAGTTCGACGATCCGCCGACGATCCGCGCCGACGAGTCCCGGCTGCGCCAGCTGCTGGAGAACTTCTTTCGAAATGCGATCGACCACGGCCCCGACGACGTGACCGTCGGGGTGGGCGCGCTGCCCGAGGGCGAGGGATTTTTCGTGGAGGACGACGGTCCCGGCATTCCCTCCGAGGAGCGCGAGCAGGTGTTCGAGCAGGGACACACGACCTCGCCCGACGGAACGGGGTTCGGGCTGGCGATCGTCGACCAGATCGTCGACGCCCACGACTGGGCAATCGACCTCGGCGAGAGCGAGGACGGGGGAGCGCGATTCGAGATTACCGGCGTCGAGACGGTCGCAAGCGAGTGA